In Brucella melitensis bv. 1 str. 16M, a genomic segment contains:
- a CDS encoding class I SAM-dependent methyltransferase, whose translation MAQNIYDRDDFFTAYSQLPRSVHGLEGAPEWPVVRSLLPDLTGRDIADLGCGFGWFCRFAREQGAASVTGYDLSQNMLERARRDTQDDAVCYIQADMERLELPEASFDLVYSSLAFHYIRDFPRILKTIHAALRPDGRFVFTIEHPIFMASLAPGWIEEGNGQKRWPVDHYAVEGERQTDWLAEGVIKYHRRLSTTVNALIEAGFGINRLEEWYPSPEQIAAWPALLEEMERPMLLLVSASVVDLNPNSVHGAAPGAFPAKM comes from the coding sequence ATGGCCCAGAATATTTATGATCGCGACGACTTCTTCACCGCTTACAGCCAGTTGCCGCGCTCGGTACACGGGCTGGAAGGTGCACCCGAATGGCCTGTGGTCCGCTCGCTTCTGCCCGATCTGACCGGCCGTGACATTGCCGATCTTGGATGCGGCTTCGGCTGGTTTTGCCGCTTTGCCCGCGAACAGGGGGCTGCCTCCGTTACCGGTTATGATCTTTCGCAAAATATGCTGGAACGCGCGCGCCGCGACACACAGGATGATGCCGTTTGCTATATTCAGGCAGACATGGAAAGGCTGGAGCTTCCAGAAGCAAGCTTTGATCTTGTCTACAGTTCCCTGGCCTTTCACTATATCCGTGACTTTCCGCGTATTTTGAAAACGATCCATGCCGCCTTGCGGCCGGACGGCCGCTTTGTTTTCACGATCGAACATCCGATCTTCATGGCGTCACTTGCGCCTGGCTGGATAGAAGAAGGCAATGGCCAAAAGCGATGGCCGGTCGATCATTATGCCGTAGAAGGTGAGCGGCAAACCGACTGGCTGGCAGAAGGCGTCATCAAATATCACCGCCGTCTCAGCACCACAGTCAACGCATTGATTGAGGCCGGATTTGGCATCAACCGGCTGGAGGAATGGTATCCATCGCCAGAGCAGATCGCGGCATGGCCGGCGCTGTTGGAGGAAATGGAGCGACCTATGCTGTTGTTGGTTTCCGCCAGTGTGGTGGATTTGAATCCAAACTCCGTTCACGGCGCTGCTCCTGGAGCATTTCCAGCAAAAATGTGA
- a CDS encoding carbohydrate kinase family protein, whose amino-acid sequence MILCCGEALIDMLPRETTGGETAFQPFAGGSVFNTAIALGRLGVPTGFFSGISSDFFGDVLRDTLARSNVDYSFAAISNRPTTLAFVRLVDGQARYAFYDENTAGRMLSRNDMPYVDETISAMLFGCISLISEPCGSVYETLLAREAPNRVMFLDPNIRANLITVRETHLTRVKRMIALADIVKLSDEDLDWFGEKGSHDEIAAEWLKLGPKLVVITKGAHGAVAYTNHATVPVPGVKVDVVDTVGAGDTVNAGILASLHSQGLLTKDALANLSEDQIHSAVALGVRAATVTVSRAGANPPWAHEMRD is encoded by the coding sequence ATGATCCTTTGTTGCGGTGAAGCCCTGATCGACATGCTGCCACGCGAAACCACTGGCGGCGAAACCGCATTCCAGCCTTTCGCCGGCGGTTCGGTTTTCAACACGGCCATTGCGCTGGGGCGGCTTGGCGTTCCGACCGGCTTTTTCTCCGGCATTTCATCGGATTTTTTCGGCGATGTGCTGCGCGACACGCTGGCGCGCTCCAATGTCGATTATTCCTTCGCCGCCATTTCCAACAGGCCGACAACGCTTGCCTTCGTGCGCCTCGTGGACGGTCAGGCACGCTATGCTTTCTATGACGAAAACACGGCCGGGCGAATGCTGTCGAGAAACGACATGCCCTATGTGGATGAAACCATAAGCGCCATGCTGTTCGGCTGCATCAGCCTTATTTCCGAACCCTGCGGCAGCGTCTATGAGACGCTGCTGGCGCGGGAAGCACCAAACCGGGTGATGTTCCTCGACCCCAATATTCGCGCAAACCTCATCACCGTCCGTGAAACGCACCTGACGCGCGTGAAGCGCATGATCGCGCTTGCCGATATCGTAAAACTCTCCGACGAAGACCTGGACTGGTTCGGGGAAAAAGGCAGCCATGACGAGATTGCCGCCGAATGGCTGAAGCTTGGGCCGAAACTTGTCGTCATCACCAAGGGCGCACATGGCGCTGTTGCCTATACAAACCATGCAACCGTGCCTGTGCCGGGCGTGAAGGTGGATGTGGTTGATACGGTGGGCGCGGGCGACACGGTCAATGCGGGAATTCTGGCGAGCCTCCACAGTCAGGGCCTTCTGACGAAGGACGCGCTTGCGAACCTGAGCGAAGACCAGATACATTCCGCCGTGGCGCTCGGGGTACGGGCTGCTACCGTGACCGTCTCGCGCGCAGGTGCGAACCCGCCATGGGCGCATGAGATGCGGGATTGA
- the pncB gene encoding nicotinate phosphoribosyltransferase has translation MAKTDLARRVYNHTWKLDPIIRSLLDTDFYKLLMLQMIWGLYPRVDATFSLINRTSSVRLADEIDEGELRAQLDHARTLRFSKKEMIWLAGNTFYGRKQIFQPEFLAWLHDCQLPEYELRRKDGQYELHFHGPWTHTTMWEIPALAIINELRSRAAMKNLGPFSLDVLYARAKAKMWSKVERLRQLPDLKISDFGTRRRHSFLWQRWCVEALKEGIGSAFTGTSNVLLAMDTDLEALGTNAHELPMVLAALAKTDDELRSAPYRVLQDWNRYYGGNLLIVLPDAFGTAAFLRNAPDWVADWTGFRPDSAPPIEGGERIIEWWKSKGKDPREKLLIFSDALDVDTIEETYRHFEGRVRMGFGWGTNLTNDFAGCAPQSIDGLKAISLVCKVTDANGHPAVKLSDNPQKATGDPKEVARYLRFFGNEERVEQLVRV, from the coding sequence ATGGCCAAAACCGATCTTGCGCGGCGCGTCTATAACCATACCTGGAAGCTGGATCCGATCATCCGCAGCCTGCTGGATACGGATTTTTACAAGCTCCTGATGCTCCAGATGATCTGGGGGCTTTATCCCAGGGTGGATGCCACCTTCTCGCTCATCAACCGCACGAGTTCCGTGCGCCTTGCCGACGAGATTGATGAAGGTGAACTGCGCGCGCAGCTTGACCATGCGCGCACATTGCGTTTTTCCAAGAAGGAAATGATCTGGCTTGCCGGTAACACGTTTTATGGCCGCAAGCAGATTTTTCAGCCGGAATTTCTGGCATGGCTGCATGATTGCCAACTGCCGGAATATGAACTGCGCCGCAAGGACGGCCAGTATGAACTGCATTTCCACGGGCCATGGACCCACACGACCATGTGGGAAATTCCGGCGCTGGCCATCATCAACGAGCTTCGCTCGCGCGCGGCAATGAAAAATCTGGGGCCGTTCTCGCTCGATGTGCTCTATGCCCGGGCCAAGGCGAAGATGTGGAGCAAGGTGGAGCGGCTGCGCCAACTGCCTGATTTGAAGATTTCTGACTTCGGCACCCGCCGCCGCCATTCCTTCCTGTGGCAACGCTGGTGCGTGGAAGCCTTGAAGGAGGGGATCGGCAGCGCCTTTACCGGCACGTCAAACGTGCTGCTTGCCATGGATACGGATCTCGAAGCTCTCGGCACCAATGCACACGAATTGCCGATGGTGCTGGCCGCACTTGCAAAAACGGACGACGAATTGCGCAGCGCCCCCTATCGTGTGTTGCAGGACTGGAACCGTTATTATGGCGGCAATCTTCTGATCGTGCTGCCCGACGCCTTCGGCACGGCGGCGTTTCTGCGCAATGCGCCGGACTGGGTGGCTGACTGGACGGGCTTCCGCCCGGACAGCGCCCCGCCGATTGAGGGCGGCGAGCGCATTATCGAATGGTGGAAATCGAAGGGCAAGGACCCGCGCGAAAAGCTTTTGATCTTTTCCGATGCGCTCGATGTGGACACCATCGAGGAGACCTATCGCCATTTCGAGGGCCGTGTGCGCATGGGCTTCGGCTGGGGCACCAACCTCACCAATGATTTTGCGGGCTGTGCGCCGCAGAGCATTGATGGCCTCAAGGCCATTTCTTTGGTCTGCAAGGTAACGGACGCCAATGGCCATCCGGCGGTCAAGCTTTCCGACAATCCGCAAAAAGCGACAGGCGATCCGAAGGAAGTGGCGCGCTATCTCAGGTTCTTCGGCAATGAGGAACGCGTGGAGCAGCTCGTCCGCGTCTGA
- a CDS encoding outer membrane protein, which translates to MKLKALLFASTVVLVAATGANAADAVIEQEPAPVVVAPTFTWNGAYLGGQIGYAWGKSHFSYDSTGLGDIKPDGFLGGLYAGYNFDLGNSVVLGIDGDVTYNDVSKNIDFLDENNAAATFENRLRWSGAVRARAGYAVDRFLPYIAGGVAFGSLRNRGEFEGTGFSQSKTLTGWTIGAGMDYAATDNVILRLEYRYTDYGNKDYGFDDAAVTNNFKTNDIRFGVAYKF; encoded by the coding sequence ATGAAGCTCAAGGCTCTTCTTTTTGCATCGACCGTCGTTCTCGTTGCCGCGACCGGCGCAAACGCTGCTGACGCCGTCATTGAACAGGAACCTGCACCGGTTGTTGTTGCTCCGACCTTCACTTGGAATGGTGCCTATCTCGGCGGCCAGATCGGCTATGCCTGGGGCAAGTCCCATTTCAGCTATGACTCGACCGGCCTCGGCGATATAAAGCCGGACGGCTTCCTTGGCGGTCTTTATGCCGGTTACAATTTCGACCTCGGCAACAGTGTTGTTCTCGGTATTGACGGCGACGTGACCTATAACGACGTTTCCAAGAACATCGACTTTTTGGATGAAAATAACGCCGCCGCCACCTTTGAAAACCGCCTTCGCTGGTCCGGTGCCGTGCGCGCACGCGCCGGTTATGCGGTTGACCGCTTCCTGCCCTATATCGCAGGCGGTGTGGCTTTCGGCAGCCTGAGAAACAGGGGCGAATTTGAAGGCACCGGCTTCTCTCAAAGCAAGACGCTCACCGGCTGGACCATCGGCGCTGGCATGGACTACGCCGCAACCGACAACGTGATCCTGCGCCTCGAATATCGCTACACCGACTACGGCAATAAGGATTACGGCTTCGACGACGCTGCCGTTACCAACAATTTCAAGACCAACGATATCCGTTTCGGTGTCGCTTACAAGTTCTGA
- a CDS encoding ribonuclease D gives MTIRFHRNDLPNLDNYQVDAVAIDTETLGLNPHRDRLCVVQISPGDGTADVIQIEAGQKKAPNLVKLLKDRSITKIFHFGRFDLAVLAHAFGTMPQPVFCTKIASKLTRTYTDRHGLKEICSELLDVSISKQQQSSDWAAEVLSQAQLEYAASDVLYLHRLKAVLEQRLERDGRTKQAEACFKFLPTRSELDLMGWAESDIFAHS, from the coding sequence ATGACTATCCGTTTTCATAGGAACGACCTGCCGAACCTCGACAATTATCAGGTGGATGCGGTCGCCATCGATACAGAGACACTGGGCCTGAACCCGCATCGCGACCGGCTTTGCGTGGTTCAGATTTCGCCCGGCGACGGTACTGCGGACGTAATCCAGATCGAAGCGGGCCAGAAGAAGGCGCCCAATCTGGTGAAGCTTTTGAAAGATCGTTCCATCACCAAGATCTTTCATTTCGGCCGGTTCGACCTTGCGGTTCTGGCACATGCATTCGGCACCATGCCGCAGCCGGTGTTCTGCACCAAGATCGCATCCAAACTCACCCGCACCTATACGGATCGTCACGGCCTGAAGGAGATTTGCAGCGAGCTTCTGGACGTCTCGATTTCCAAGCAGCAGCAATCTTCCGACTGGGCAGCCGAAGTGCTGTCCCAGGCGCAGCTTGAATATGCGGCATCGGATGTCCTCTACCTGCATCGCCTGAAGGCCGTTCTGGAACAGCGTCTTGAACGTGATGGCCGCACGAAACAGGCCGAAGCCTGTTTCAAGTTCCTGCCCACGCGCTCGGAACTCGACCTCATGGGTTGGGCGGAATCCGATATCTTTGCTCATAGCTGA
- a CDS encoding PhzF family phenazine biosynthesis protein, with protein sequence MDVLRIAAFSQGDKGGNPAGVMIADRLPSPQDMQKIAKDVGFSETAFAAPDGESWRVRYFAPEMEVPFCGHATIALGAALAMREGDGRFALRLNHDEISVEGRKEGELFAASLQSPRTRNRAATEAEIGQALALFNYEPDDLAHGISPALIHAGADHIVLPLRSREKLASMHYDLSRGRVTMSRQGWTTILLIYSETPRRFHARNPFASGGVYEDPATGAATAAFAAYLRDIGWPHGGSIEVFQGEDMGSPSHLHAEIGTERGGSIRVSGTARLME encoded by the coding sequence TTGGACGTGTTGCGCATTGCGGCCTTTTCACAGGGCGACAAGGGTGGAAACCCGGCTGGCGTCATGATCGCGGATCGATTGCCATCTCCGCAGGACATGCAGAAAATCGCCAAGGATGTCGGGTTTTCAGAAACCGCTTTTGCAGCGCCAGATGGCGAAAGCTGGCGCGTGCGCTATTTCGCACCGGAAATGGAAGTGCCATTCTGCGGCCATGCAACCATTGCCCTTGGAGCAGCACTTGCCATGCGCGAGGGTGACGGGCGTTTCGCCCTCCGGCTCAATCATGATGAAATCAGCGTGGAAGGGCGCAAGGAGGGCGAGCTTTTCGCCGCCAGCCTGCAATCGCCACGCACCCGCAACCGCGCCGCGACCGAAGCGGAAATCGGCCAGGCCCTTGCCCTTTTCAACTATGAGCCGGATGATCTTGCCCACGGCATCTCGCCTGCGTTGATCCATGCCGGTGCGGACCATATTGTGCTGCCGCTGCGCTCGCGTGAAAAGCTTGCCTCCATGCATTATGACCTCTCACGTGGGCGCGTGACCATGAGCCGGCAGGGCTGGACGACGATACTGCTCATCTATTCCGAAACGCCGCGGCGTTTTCATGCCCGCAATCCATTCGCCTCAGGCGGGGTCTATGAAGACCCGGCAACGGGAGCCGCGACGGCGGCCTTTGCCGCTTATCTTCGCGATATAGGCTGGCCGCATGGCGGGTCGATCGAAGTGTTTCAGGGCGAAGATATGGGCAGTCCCTCGCATCTGCACGCCGAAATCGGCACGGAACGCGGTGGTTCCATCCGTGTTTCCGGCACTGCCCGGCTGATGGAATAA
- a CDS encoding dipeptidase, whose protein sequence is MSTLSLDKVLNHLDANLNKSLDRLFNLLRIKSISTDPAYKADCRKAAEWLVEDLKSIGFDASVRDTPGHPMVVAHHDGATADAPHVLFYGHYDVQPVDPLSLWENDPFDPAIKDVGDASNGGRKILTGRGTSDDKGQLMTFVEACRAYKAVNGSLPVKVTLLFEGEEESGSPSLKPFLEANRQELKADVALVCDTAMWDAETPAISVGLRGLVGEEIVIKAADRDLHSGFFGGAAANPIHILTKILADLHDETGRITIPDFYEGVEETPTQILKSWESLGRTAESFLGPIGLSIPAGEKGRSVLELTWARPTAEVNGIIGGYTGEGFKTVIAAEASAKVSFRLVHKQDPVKIREAFRAFVKERVPADCSVEFHPHGGSPAIQLPYDSPLVSKAKNALSDEWPKPAVLIAMGGSIPIVGDFNTFLGMESLLVGFGLEDDRIHSPNEKYELNSFHKGQRSWARILAAIAAKQG, encoded by the coding sequence ATGTCCACGCTATCACTCGACAAAGTTCTCAACCATCTCGACGCCAATCTCAACAAAAGCCTCGACCGCCTGTTCAATCTTTTGCGGATCAAGTCGATTTCGACCGACCCGGCCTACAAGGCCGATTGCCGCAAGGCGGCCGAGTGGCTGGTGGAAGACCTGAAGTCTATCGGTTTTGATGCCAGCGTGCGCGACACACCCGGCCACCCGATGGTTGTTGCCCATCACGACGGGGCGACAGCCGATGCGCCGCATGTGCTTTTCTATGGCCATTACGACGTTCAGCCTGTCGATCCGCTCAGCCTGTGGGAAAACGATCCCTTCGATCCGGCTATCAAGGATGTCGGCGATGCCTCGAATGGGGGCCGCAAGATCCTGACCGGACGCGGCACCTCCGACGACAAGGGGCAGCTCATGACTTTTGTGGAAGCCTGCCGCGCCTATAAGGCGGTGAACGGCAGCCTGCCGGTCAAGGTGACGCTCCTGTTTGAAGGTGAAGAGGAATCCGGCTCACCTTCGCTGAAGCCTTTTCTTGAAGCCAACAGGCAAGAGCTGAAGGCAGATGTGGCGCTCGTCTGCGATACCGCCATGTGGGACGCGGAAACGCCAGCGATCAGCGTGGGGCTGCGCGGCCTCGTCGGCGAGGAAATCGTCATCAAGGCAGCCGACCGCGATCTGCATTCCGGCTTCTTCGGCGGTGCGGCGGCAAACCCCATCCACATCCTGACCAAGATTCTGGCCGACCTGCACGATGAAACCGGGCGCATCACCATACCGGATTTCTATGAAGGCGTGGAGGAAACCCCGACCCAGATTCTGAAATCCTGGGAAAGCCTTGGCCGTACGGCGGAAAGCTTCCTCGGCCCCATCGGCCTTTCCATTCCAGCGGGCGAAAAGGGCCGCAGCGTGCTGGAACTCACCTGGGCACGCCCGACTGCGGAAGTAAACGGCATTATCGGCGGCTATACCGGCGAAGGCTTCAAGACCGTTATCGCAGCGGAAGCTTCCGCCAAGGTTTCGTTCCGCCTCGTGCACAAACAGGATCCCGTCAAGATTCGCGAAGCCTTCCGCGCCTTCGTGAAAGAGCGTGTTCCCGCCGATTGCTCGGTCGAATTCCATCCGCATGGCGGCTCGCCCGCAATCCAGCTGCCTTATGATTCCCCGCTCGTCTCCAAGGCGAAGAACGCCCTTTCCGACGAATGGCCGAAGCCTGCCGTGCTGATCGCCATGGGCGGCTCGATCCCGATCGTCGGCGACTTCAATACGTTCCTTGGCATGGAATCGCTTCTGGTCGGCTTCGGCCTTGAGGATGATCGCATCCATTCACCCAATGAAAAATACGAGCTGAACTCCTTCCATAAGGGCCAGCGCTCCTGGGCTCGTATTTTGGCGGCTATCGCCGCCAAGCAAGGCTGA
- a CDS encoding transglycosylase domain-containing protein — translation MASRDDRNRRIEPSFGGEEKREDEVFQVDEEDRMARSQQRRQKQSADRAPRSSRGGKRKQRGFFGFLRRSIYWFLVLGLWGGIAFAGLLVYFAAKMPPTTAWAIPDRPPNVRIVDVNSNLIANRGTTGGEAVSLHEMSPYIPQAVIAIEDRRFNSHFGIDPIGLARAIVTNVVSGRAVQGGSTLTQQLAKNLFLSPDRTLERKVQEVMLALWLEHKYTKDQILEMYLNRVYLGSGAFGVDAASRRYFNKSAKDVNLMEAATLAGLLKAPSRLSPARDPEAAAARARLVLGAMREKGMIDDRQVAIAESEPPTRAPSYWQGSENYVADKVVAELPELIGEAKDDIIVQTTIDLNLQRAGEEAIKDQIEQNGKKMNASQGALVSIDNTGAVRAMVGGVDYAASQFDRVTDAHRQPASSFKPFVYLSALEQGRTPDSVRNDAPVRIGKWTPSNDNGKYMGPVTLATALSHSLNSVAAQLVMEVGPQTVIDTAHRLGVQSKLEPNASLALGTSEVTLLELTDAYVPFANGGYRAPVYFITKVTDSDGNVLYQKEDGVGPRVIDERNVGMMNAMLRRTVEDGTAKRAAFGWPAAGKTGTSQNFRDAWFIGYTANLTTGVWFGNDDGKGMKRVFGATLPVAAWKSFMKEAHKGVPIAELPGHYDIQNVLPGGSDGIDPNAPYDPGMMQQDNYGNQPMAGTGDDGYWPPAPDLPGRSGIQQGETGQPLASSARNNGDYRPMPAGNVGEQPQAQPARKSTTLLDIIMGNSQ, via the coding sequence ATGGCATCGCGAGACGACAGGAACAGACGCATCGAACCTTCCTTCGGTGGGGAAGAGAAGCGGGAAGATGAGGTCTTTCAGGTCGATGAGGAGGATCGCATGGCTCGCTCGCAACAGCGCAGGCAAAAGCAATCCGCAGATCGTGCTCCCCGCTCTTCGCGGGGCGGTAAAAGAAAGCAACGCGGCTTTTTCGGTTTTCTGCGCCGTTCGATCTACTGGTTTCTCGTGCTGGGCCTTTGGGGCGGCATCGCCTTTGCTGGCCTTCTGGTCTATTTCGCGGCCAAGATGCCGCCGACGACCGCCTGGGCCATTCCTGACAGGCCACCCAATGTGCGCATTGTCGATGTGAACAGCAATCTCATCGCCAACCGTGGCACGACGGGCGGCGAGGCCGTGAGCCTGCATGAAATGTCGCCCTATATTCCCCAGGCCGTTATCGCCATTGAGGACCGCCGCTTCAATTCGCATTTCGGTATCGACCCGATCGGGCTTGCGCGCGCTATCGTAACCAATGTGGTTTCGGGCCGCGCGGTGCAGGGCGGCTCCACGCTGACACAGCAGCTTGCCAAGAATCTCTTTCTTTCGCCTGACCGCACGCTGGAGCGCAAGGTGCAGGAAGTGATGCTCGCCCTTTGGCTGGAGCATAAATATACCAAGGACCAGATATTGGAGATGTATCTGAACCGGGTTTATCTGGGTTCGGGCGCTTTCGGCGTCGATGCGGCATCGCGGCGCTATTTCAACAAATCGGCCAAGGACGTGAACCTGATGGAAGCGGCAACGCTTGCAGGGCTCCTGAAAGCGCCTTCGCGCCTCTCCCCTGCCCGCGACCCGGAAGCCGCCGCAGCGCGCGCCAGGCTGGTGCTGGGCGCCATGCGCGAGAAAGGCATGATCGACGACAGGCAGGTGGCGATTGCCGAAAGCGAACCACCGACGCGCGCGCCTTCCTACTGGCAGGGTTCGGAAAACTATGTGGCCGACAAGGTTGTCGCCGAATTGCCCGAACTGATCGGCGAAGCAAAGGATGACATCATCGTCCAGACGACCATCGATCTTAACCTCCAGCGCGCTGGCGAAGAGGCGATCAAGGATCAGATCGAGCAGAACGGCAAAAAGATGAATGCGAGCCAGGGCGCGCTTGTTTCCATCGATAATACGGGCGCGGTGCGCGCCATGGTGGGCGGGGTGGACTATGCGGCCAGCCAGTTTGACCGCGTGACCGATGCGCATCGCCAACCGGCTTCCTCGTTCAAGCCCTTTGTCTATCTTTCTGCGCTGGAACAGGGCCGGACACCGGATTCCGTGCGCAACGACGCACCTGTGCGCATCGGCAAATGGACACCGAGTAATGATAACGGCAAGTATATGGGGCCAGTGACGCTCGCCACCGCACTTTCCCATTCGCTGAACTCGGTCGCAGCCCAGCTTGTGATGGAAGTCGGCCCCCAAACCGTGATCGACACGGCCCACCGCCTCGGTGTGCAGTCGAAGCTTGAACCCAATGCTTCGCTGGCGCTAGGCACGTCGGAAGTGACACTTCTTGAATTAACCGACGCCTATGTTCCCTTCGCCAATGGCGGCTATCGCGCGCCGGTCTATTTCATTACCAAGGTGACGGATTCCGATGGAAACGTGCTTTACCAGAAGGAAGATGGTGTCGGCCCGCGCGTGATCGACGAGCGCAATGTCGGCATGATGAACGCCATGCTGCGCCGCACCGTGGAAGATGGCACCGCCAAACGCGCCGCCTTCGGCTGGCCGGCCGCAGGCAAAACCGGCACTAGCCAGAATTTCCGCGATGCCTGGTTCATCGGCTACACAGCCAATCTTACGACCGGCGTTTGGTTCGGCAATGACGACGGCAAGGGCATGAAGCGCGTTTTTGGCGCAACACTTCCCGTGGCGGCCTGGAAAAGCTTCATGAAGGAAGCACATAAGGGTGTTCCCATCGCCGAGCTTCCCGGCCATTACGATATCCAGAACGTGCTGCCCGGCGGCAGCGACGGCATAGACCCCAATGCGCCTTATGATCCCGGCATGATGCAGCAGGATAATTATGGCAACCAGCCGATGGCAGGCACCGGCGACGATGGCTACTGGCCACCGGCGCCGGATTTGCCCGGCCGAAGCGGTATCCAGCAGGGCGAAACCGGACAGCCCCTTGCCTCTTCCGCCAGGAATAACGGCGATTACCGGCCCATGCCTGCGGGCAATGTGGGCGAACAGCCGCAAGCCCAGCCTGCGAGAAAATCCACCACCCTGCTCGATATCATCATGGGTAATTCACAGTAA
- a CDS encoding outer membrane protein has translation MTFKNLLGASLVAVITSTSAYAADAIVAQEPAPIAIAPSFSWAGAYFGGQVGYGWGRAKLENRTNGGTSEFKPNGFIGGLYTGYNFDTGNNFILGLDANVDYNNLKKSRDFITSGNPVQTTGETQLRWSGAVRARAGYAIDRFMPYIAGGVAFGGIKNSLRIGGEESSKSKTQTGWTVGAGIDYAATDNVLLRLEYRYTDYGKKNFGLNDLDTRGSFKTNDIRLGVAYKF, from the coding sequence ATGACGTTCAAAAATCTACTTGGCGCTTCGCTGGTTGCAGTTATTACCAGCACCAGCGCATATGCGGCGGATGCCATTGTTGCGCAGGAGCCCGCACCGATTGCGATTGCGCCTAGCTTTTCATGGGCGGGCGCTTATTTCGGCGGTCAGGTTGGTTACGGCTGGGGCCGCGCCAAGCTTGAAAACCGCACCAATGGCGGCACGTCCGAATTCAAGCCGAATGGCTTTATCGGCGGCCTTTACACCGGCTACAACTTCGACACGGGCAACAATTTCATTCTCGGCCTTGACGCCAATGTCGATTACAACAACCTGAAGAAGTCGCGCGATTTCATCACCAGCGGCAATCCTGTCCAGACCACGGGCGAAACCCAGCTACGGTGGTCGGGCGCTGTTCGTGCACGCGCCGGTTATGCCATTGACCGTTTCATGCCGTACATTGCTGGCGGTGTTGCCTTTGGCGGCATCAAGAATTCGCTCCGCATCGGCGGCGAAGAATCCAGCAAGAGCAAGACCCAGACCGGCTGGACCGTCGGAGCAGGCATCGATTACGCCGCAACCGACAATGTTCTTCTGCGTCTGGAATATCGCTACACCGATTACGGCAAGAAGAATTTCGGTCTTAACGATCTCGACACCCGCGGTTCGTTCAAGACCAACGATATCCGCCTCGGCGTTGCCTATAAGTTCTGA
- a CDS encoding SDR family NAD(P)-dependent oxidoreductase has protein sequence MSPDSNTDNSRPGVSSSEIPRTDTERKTLVLTGASRGIGHATVKRFSLAGWRVITCSRQDFSENCPWPAGPEDHIKVDLSDPEDIGKAIAEIRRRLEANGSKLHALVNNAGISPKAEGGRRMNSIETPMAVWRDVFQVNFMAPIMLARGLFKELEAAQGSVVNVTSIAGSRVHPFAGTAYATSKAALAALTREMASDFGPYGIRVNAIAPGEIDTAILSPGTDKLVEQLPMRRLGKTSEVAETIYFLCTEASSYVTGSEIHINGGQHV, from the coding sequence ATGTCCCCAGATTCCAACACCGATAATTCCAGGCCCGGCGTTTCCTCATCTGAAATCCCAAGGACGGATACGGAACGCAAAACACTGGTCCTGACCGGCGCAAGCCGCGGCATTGGCCATGCGACGGTGAAACGGTTTTCCCTTGCCGGATGGCGCGTCATCACCTGCTCACGGCAGGATTTTTCCGAAAACTGCCCCTGGCCCGCAGGACCTGAAGACCATATCAAGGTCGATCTTTCCGACCCGGAAGATATCGGCAAGGCCATTGCCGAAATTCGCCGCAGGCTGGAAGCCAATGGCAGCAAGCTGCACGCCCTCGTCAATAATGCGGGCATTTCACCCAAGGCGGAAGGCGGCCGCCGCATGAACTCCATCGAAACGCCGATGGCCGTCTGGCGCGATGTGTTTCAGGTGAATTTCATGGCCCCGATCATGCTGGCGCGCGGGCTGTTCAAGGAGCTTGAAGCAGCCCAGGGCTCGGTCGTCAACGTGACCTCCATCGCAGGCAGCCGCGTGCACCCCTTTGCCGGAACTGCCTATGCCACATCCAAGGCAGCCCTTGCCGCGCTGACCCGCGAAATGGCATCGGATTTCGGCCCCTATGGCATTCGCGTCAATGCGATTGCGCCGGGCGAGATCGACACGGCTATCCTATCACCTGGCACCGACAAGCTGGTTGAACAACTGCCGATGCGCCGGCTCGGCAAGACCTCGGAAGTAGCCGAAACAATCTACTTCCTGTGCACCGAAGCCTCGTCCTATGTCACCGGCTCGGAAATCCACATCAATGGTGGCCAGCACGTCTGA